A window of the Bradyrhizobium diazoefficiens genome harbors these coding sequences:
- a CDS encoding efflux RND transporter periplasmic adaptor subunit — protein sequence MRFVPVIVMFGTACGLATIYGAAPDVAAGAAASAAGGMSRAYQTTKQFLKPGGGETPTFGSDAPLFRYAAIQRGSIEQTVTVTGALQPVKTIEVGSQLSGQLARVYVDFNDTVSKDQPLALIDPRSFAAKVDEAKAALAVADSLVDIERAKLDRARIDLQNAKGSRDVLAAKLDSAQAVKASAQKTLQRKLALQSQNVVATSTVDDAQTEFTARVAQEREAEVMMSLNTYSVDGALADVRRIEAELDQARMAVPEKAAVLAAAQADLDRTVIRSPIDGVVVGRFVNEGQTLAVGLESRTTFVVAHRLEDMEIHAQVDEADIGRIAGGQQAHFTVDAYPDRRFDAVVRQVRKAPQNQQHVVTYTVVLSTSNLDGALLPGMTALVKIVIEQQDNVLKVPLAALRFQPSGARADTAPGRSGVWVRTANGALQRIPVTVGAAGTEQVALKSGELVEGSQVAVGQAIRPAGMEFLGIRFGS from the coding sequence ATGCGATTTGTGCCAGTCATTGTCATGTTTGGAACTGCGTGCGGCCTCGCCACGATCTACGGCGCGGCACCGGATGTCGCTGCGGGCGCCGCGGCGAGTGCCGCGGGCGGCATGAGCCGTGCCTATCAAACGACGAAGCAATTCCTCAAACCCGGCGGCGGCGAGACTCCGACCTTCGGGTCGGACGCCCCCTTATTCCGGTATGCCGCAATCCAGCGCGGCAGCATCGAGCAGACGGTCACCGTCACGGGCGCTCTCCAGCCCGTCAAGACGATCGAGGTCGGCTCGCAACTGTCCGGGCAGCTCGCCCGCGTCTATGTCGACTTCAACGACACCGTCAGCAAAGACCAGCCGCTTGCCCTGATCGATCCCCGCAGCTTTGCGGCCAAGGTCGACGAGGCCAAGGCGGCGCTGGCGGTCGCGGACTCCCTGGTCGACATCGAGCGGGCCAAGCTCGATCGCGCCAGGATCGACCTGCAAAACGCCAAGGGCAGCCGGGACGTGCTCGCCGCCAAGCTCGACAGTGCGCAGGCGGTCAAGGCGTCGGCGCAGAAGACCTTGCAGCGCAAGCTGGCGCTTCAGTCGCAGAATGTCGTGGCAACGTCGACGGTCGATGACGCCCAGACGGAGTTCACGGCCCGCGTAGCCCAGGAGCGCGAGGCCGAGGTCATGATGTCCCTCAATACCTACTCGGTGGATGGCGCGCTGGCCGACGTCCGCCGGATCGAGGCCGAGCTGGACCAGGCCAGGATGGCGGTGCCGGAGAAGGCCGCCGTCCTTGCCGCGGCCCAGGCCGATCTGGACCGCACCGTGATCCGTTCGCCGATCGACGGCGTCGTGGTCGGCAGGTTCGTCAATGAAGGCCAGACGCTCGCAGTCGGCCTCGAATCCCGCACGACCTTCGTGGTCGCCCATCGCCTGGAGGACATGGAAATCCACGCCCAGGTCGACGAAGCCGACATCGGGCGTATCGCCGGTGGCCAGCAGGCCCACTTCACGGTGGATGCTTATCCCGACCGCCGCTTCGACGCGGTGGTGCGGCAGGTGCGCAAGGCGCCGCAGAACCAGCAGCACGTGGTCACCTACACCGTCGTGCTGTCGACCTCCAATCTCGACGGCGCGCTGCTGCCCGGAATGACCGCCCTGGTCAAGATCGTGATCGAGCAGCAGGACAACGTGTTGAAAGTGCCGCTGGCCGCCCTGCGCTTCCAGCCCTCGGGCGCGCGGGCAGACACGGCCCCCGGGCGCAGCGGAGTCTGGGTGCGCACCGCCAATGGCGCACTCCAGCGCATCCCCGTGACCGTCGGCGCCGCGGGCACCGAACAGGTGGCACTCAAGAGCGGAGAGCTCGTCGAGGGCAGCCAGGTCGCCGTCGGACAGGCGATCCGGCCGGCCGGCATGGAATTTCTCGGCATCAGGTTCGGATCATGA
- a CDS encoding ABC transporter permease: MTMLQGFRIALHALRLNPLRSFLTMLGIVIGVASIVTVFAIGAGAQLRLQEQIRSIGANVLMIMPGAVYQGGVRLKDGSKLTMTESDVQAILEQIPEIQAAAGSIAGTAQVIHEGKNWNTTINGTTTGHFMVRDWQLAAGRYFSSAEEAAAGKVVILGSTVAHELFAPGDDPIGAQIRIMKVPLEVIGVLDRKGPAQDDVAFVPLTTAKLRFLGSASNINRDSVAYIIAKVAADGQMAGARSEIESLLRQRHRTAAGQEDDFKVQDPAAAMEAQQGAIRTVALLLVAIASVSLLVGGISIMNVMIVSVTERTREIGIRRALGGRMRDIRLQFLCEALVLCLLGGAIGVLGGVTLSMTVARMAGWITSIDSEAIALALAFSIATGLIFGFYPAHKASKLSPIEALKTE; the protein is encoded by the coding sequence ATGACGATGCTTCAGGGCTTCCGGATCGCTCTGCACGCCTTGCGCCTCAACCCGTTGCGCAGCTTCCTGACCATGCTCGGCATCGTGATCGGCGTTGCGTCGATCGTGACGGTTTTCGCGATTGGCGCCGGCGCGCAGTTGCGGCTCCAGGAGCAGATCCGCTCGATCGGCGCCAACGTGCTGATGATCATGCCCGGCGCGGTCTACCAGGGCGGCGTGCGCCTCAAGGACGGCAGCAAGCTGACGATGACCGAAAGCGACGTGCAGGCGATCCTCGAGCAGATTCCGGAAATCCAGGCCGCGGCCGGCTCGATCGCCGGAACAGCGCAGGTCATCCATGAGGGCAAGAACTGGAACACGACGATCAACGGCACGACGACCGGGCACTTCATGGTGCGCGACTGGCAACTCGCCGCGGGCCGCTACTTTTCCAGCGCCGAGGAGGCCGCCGCCGGAAAAGTCGTGATCCTCGGCAGCACGGTCGCGCACGAGCTGTTTGCGCCGGGCGATGATCCCATTGGCGCACAGATCAGGATCATGAAGGTCCCGCTCGAAGTGATCGGTGTGCTCGATCGCAAGGGCCCCGCGCAGGATGACGTCGCCTTCGTCCCCCTCACCACCGCCAAGCTGCGCTTCCTCGGCAGCGCGAGCAACATCAACCGGGATTCGGTCGCCTACATCATCGCGAAGGTGGCCGCCGACGGTCAGATGGCGGGGGCGCGATCGGAAATCGAAAGCCTGCTGCGGCAGCGGCATCGGACCGCGGCTGGCCAGGAGGACGACTTCAAGGTTCAGGATCCGGCCGCCGCCATGGAAGCGCAGCAGGGTGCGATCCGCACCGTGGCGCTCCTGCTCGTCGCCATTGCCTCGGTCTCGCTGCTGGTCGGCGGCATCAGCATCATGAACGTCATGATCGTGTCGGTGACCGAGCGCACCCGGGAAATCGGCATCCGCCGCGCGCTCGGCGGACGGATGCGGGACATCCGTCTCCAGTTTCTTTGCGAAGCGCTCGTGCTCTGCCTGCTCGGCGGCGCCATCGGCGTGCTCGGCGGCGTCACGCTGTCGATGACAGTCGCACGCATGGCCGGCTGGATCACGTCGATCGACAGCGAAGCAATTGCCCTGGCCCTCGCCTTTTCAATCGCGACCGGCCTCATCTTTGGTTTCTATCCTGCACATAAGGCGTCCAAGCTCAGTCCAATCGAAGCGCTCAAGACGGAGTGA
- a CDS encoding response regulator transcription factor: MSSIQATVYVVDDEIQIRNAIGSLCEETGHQVKLFASTDDFLEEELSVGPSCLVLDVRFPGTSPTGLELQRRLAKSGLPIPIVFISGHPDVRVSVEAMKLGAIEFLPKPFREQEILDAIRHGIERDRRRLEREDTVREARQRVETLTAREREIMLLMSEGLVAKQMAAKLQLSEVTVKVHRARMMRKLELHSPIEVARLIDSMRQETVHSGAGRSHA; encoded by the coding sequence ATGAGTTCAATTCAAGCCACAGTTTATGTTGTTGACGACGAAATCCAGATACGAAACGCGATTGGCAGCCTCTGCGAGGAGACCGGACACCAGGTGAAGCTGTTTGCCTCGACGGACGATTTCCTCGAGGAGGAGTTGTCCGTCGGGCCATCCTGCCTGGTGCTCGACGTCCGCTTTCCCGGCACGTCGCCGACCGGGCTCGAGCTGCAGCGCAGGTTGGCCAAATCAGGTCTGCCGATTCCGATCGTCTTCATCAGCGGCCACCCGGACGTCCGCGTCTCGGTCGAGGCGATGAAGCTTGGCGCGATCGAGTTTCTGCCAAAGCCGTTTCGCGAGCAGGAAATCCTCGATGCCATCAGGCATGGCATCGAGCGCGATCGGCGGCGGCTGGAGCGGGAGGACACGGTGCGCGAGGCGCGGCAGCGCGTCGAGACGCTGACGGCGCGGGAGCGCGAGATCATGTTGCTGATGTCGGAAGGGCTTGTCGCCAAGCAGATGGCGGCGAAGCTCCAGCTCAGCGAGGTGACGGTCAAGGTGCATCGCGCCCGGATGATGCGAAAGCTCGAATTGCATTCGCCCATCGAGGTCGCGAGACTGATCGACAGCATGCGGCAGGAGACGGTGCACAGCGGCGCGGGACGGTCGCACGCCTAG
- a CDS encoding ABC transporter ATP-binding protein, with the protein MTGTLPLISLRSVGRTYRTDGIAVTAVRNVSFDIDQGEILAVMGPSGSGKSTLMNMIGLLDLPSEGAIYLEGTDVADLSEDRRSTLRARSIGFVFQSYNLLARHNAIENVALPLVYCGVGHKERMGRAEHSLEAVGMLHRAHHFPRQLSGGEQQRVAIARALIASPLIVLADEPTGALDSRTGAEILALFAALNQRGQTVVMITHDPRIATQCRRTIRLHDGELVSDETVAALLPRRSIGS; encoded by the coding sequence ATGACAGGCACCCTGCCCCTCATCAGCCTCCGATCCGTCGGCCGGACCTATCGCACGGACGGAATCGCGGTCACCGCGGTACGCAATGTCAGCTTCGACATCGATCAAGGCGAGATCCTCGCCGTGATGGGACCATCCGGGTCCGGCAAATCCACCCTGATGAACATGATCGGATTGCTCGACCTCCCGAGCGAGGGTGCGATCTATCTCGAGGGGACTGATGTCGCCGACCTCTCGGAAGACCGCAGGTCGACCTTGCGCGCCCGCAGCATCGGCTTCGTGTTCCAGTCCTACAATCTGCTCGCGCGCCACAACGCGATCGAGAACGTTGCCCTGCCGCTGGTCTATTGCGGCGTGGGCCACAAGGAGCGCATGGGACGGGCCGAGCACAGCCTCGAAGCTGTCGGCATGTTGCACCGGGCCCATCACTTCCCGCGTCAGCTCTCCGGCGGCGAGCAGCAGCGGGTCGCGATCGCGCGCGCGCTGATCGCCTCCCCGCTGATCGTTCTCGCGGACGAGCCGACCGGCGCTCTCGACAGCCGAACCGGCGCCGAGATCCTGGCGCTGTTTGCCGCACTCAACCAGCGCGGCCAGACCGTCGTGATGATCACGCACGATCCGCGCATCGCGACCCAGTGCCGGCGCACCATCCGCCTGCATGACGGCGAGCTCGTCAGCGACGAGACGGTGGCGGCGTTGCTACCCAGACGGAGCATTGGGTCATGA
- a CDS encoding response regulator transcription factor, which yields MSPDSKDLIAPTPRERELMMLIARGMQNKNIAHELKISENTVRAHIGNIMRKYRLHNRTQIAIIYALKAAPLSLRRNPARSGARPAEVKPVQALAQNPQMPTVPE from the coding sequence ATGAGCCCGGATTCGAAAGATTTGATTGCGCCGACGCCGCGCGAGCGCGAGCTGATGATGCTGATCGCGCGCGGGATGCAGAACAAGAACATCGCCCATGAGCTCAAGATCTCGGAGAACACGGTGCGGGCGCATATCGGCAATATCATGCGCAAATACCGCCTGCATAACCGGACCCAGATCGCGATCATCTACGCGCTCAAGGCAGCCCCGCTCTCGCTGCGGCGCAATCCAGCCAGGAGCGGAGCCAGGCCGGCAGAGGTCAAGCCGGTACAGGCTCTCGCACAAAATCCGCAAATGCCAACCGTGCCGGAATGA